From the Cryptosporangium phraense genome, one window contains:
- a CDS encoding phage tail protein: MDVAAQPGTWVDPYRAYHFKLVLNGVDNGHFTEVSGLGVRVERIAYREAGANSVVRAIPGRVTYSPVVLRYGLTSSGELWDWLMTAVTGRVNRRNVSIAVLDPTGADEVLRWNLLNAWPQEWLGAPLDAMTQELAVETLVLAHEGLEREVSGGASVPSA, encoded by the coding sequence ATGGACGTCGCCGCGCAGCCGGGGACCTGGGTCGACCCGTACCGGGCCTACCATTTCAAGCTCGTCCTCAACGGGGTCGACAACGGGCACTTCACCGAGGTCTCCGGGCTCGGCGTGCGGGTCGAGCGGATCGCCTACCGGGAGGCCGGCGCGAACAGCGTGGTCCGGGCGATACCGGGCCGGGTGACGTATTCGCCGGTCGTCCTGCGGTACGGGCTGACCAGTTCCGGTGAGCTCTGGGACTGGCTGATGACCGCGGTCACCGGCCGGGTGAACCGGCGGAACGTGTCGATCGCGGTGCTGGATCCGACCGGCGCCGACGAGGTGCTGCGGTGGAACCTGCTGAACGCCTGGCCGCAGGAGTGGCTGGGGGCGCCGCTGGACGCGATGACGCAGGAGCTGGCGGTCGAGACGTTGGTGCTGGCCCACGAGGGGTTGGAGCGGGAGGTCAGCGGTGGCGCGTCGGTTCCGTCCGCGTAG
- a CDS encoding phage baseplate assembly protein V translates to MTAPSTARPAGPAVPAGPAGPGVSVELGGRLLAGPARILAVRVAQRLNQPSQCELTLTEAPPFPLGPGTGLVLRIEGTTTPLFDGETTTAEFEAGPDGAVLVRLRGYDRLHRLRQRQQQRVLPPSTPAALARLLAEPVGLTVDAPADGPSLDGLLQHRQTDLGLLLQVCERTGRYLTVDGSTLRVITLAGHGIPIALELGGNLGQLSVEENLDAPLPGDTALGWNAQRAETHVGTAEPARTQDPGNVRTLVNQLAGTPEEIGAVAAAVHDVRTASVLVATGVADGDPNLRAGARVTVRGAPVTVPGPLTLTEVTHTIDARGYLCAFTTRPPERPDRPEPASVTLGAVTDVQDPDGLVRVRVRLPAFGDLDAGWLPVVCPGAGGGRGIVALPDVGDTVLVVLPGGEPSAGLVLGSLFGSLRPPDPGIRDGRVARWSLTTATGQSVVLDDADGSLRLDTGAGSYLQLGPDRSILHAATDLVLEAPGHGMTIRAGTVDFEHAP, encoded by the coding sequence ATGACCGCCCCGTCCACCGCCAGGCCCGCCGGTCCCGCCGTGCCCGCCGGGCCCGCTGGGCCCGGCGTGTCGGTCGAGCTCGGCGGCCGGCTCCTGGCCGGTCCCGCGCGGATCCTCGCGGTGCGGGTCGCGCAACGGCTCAATCAGCCGTCGCAGTGCGAGCTGACCCTCACCGAGGCCCCGCCGTTCCCGCTCGGGCCGGGCACCGGCCTCGTCCTGCGCATCGAGGGCACGACCACCCCGCTCTTCGACGGCGAGACCACCACGGCCGAGTTCGAGGCCGGTCCGGACGGCGCGGTCCTGGTCCGCCTCCGCGGCTACGACCGCCTTCATCGCCTCCGGCAGCGTCAGCAGCAGCGCGTCCTCCCGCCGTCGACGCCGGCCGCTCTCGCCCGCCTGCTCGCCGAACCGGTCGGCCTGACCGTCGACGCCCCGGCCGACGGCCCGAGCCTGGACGGCCTTCTCCAGCACCGGCAGACCGACCTCGGCCTGCTCCTGCAGGTCTGCGAACGGACCGGCCGGTACCTCACGGTCGACGGGTCCACCCTGCGCGTGATCACGCTGGCCGGTCACGGCATCCCGATCGCGCTGGAGCTCGGGGGCAACCTCGGACAGCTGAGCGTGGAGGAGAACCTCGACGCCCCGCTACCGGGTGACACCGCGCTGGGCTGGAACGCCCAGCGCGCCGAAACCCACGTCGGCACCGCCGAGCCGGCCCGGACCCAGGACCCCGGGAACGTCCGTACCCTGGTCAATCAGCTCGCCGGCACCCCCGAGGAGATCGGCGCGGTCGCCGCGGCCGTCCACGACGTCCGGACCGCGTCCGTCCTGGTGGCGACCGGCGTCGCGGACGGTGACCCGAACCTCCGGGCCGGCGCCCGGGTCACGGTCCGCGGCGCGCCGGTGACCGTCCCCGGCCCGCTGACCCTCACCGAGGTCACCCACACGATCGACGCCCGCGGCTACCTCTGCGCGTTCACCACCCGGCCGCCCGAGCGTCCCGACCGTCCGGAACCCGCGAGCGTCACGCTGGGAGCGGTGACCGACGTCCAGGATCCGGACGGCCTGGTCCGCGTCCGCGTCCGGCTACCGGCCTTCGGCGATCTGGACGCCGGGTGGCTCCCCGTCGTGTGCCCGGGCGCGGGCGGCGGACGGGGGATCGTCGCACTGCCCGACGTGGGCGACACGGTGCTGGTCGTGCTTCCGGGCGGCGAACCGTCCGCCGGCCTGGTCCTCGGCTCGCTGTTCGGATCGCTCCGGCCGCCCGACCCGGGGATCCGGGACGGACGGGTCGCCCGGTGGTCGCTGACGACGGCGACCGGCCAGTCGGTCGTCCTGGACGACGCCGACGGGTCGCTGCGGCTGGACACCGGCGCGGGCAGCTACCTGCAGCTGGGGCCGGACCGATCGATCCTGCACGCCGCGACCGACCTGGTGCTCGAGGCGCCCGGCCACGGGATGACGATCCGGGCCGGCACCGTCGACTTCGAGCACGCCCCCTAG
- a CDS encoding nuclear transport factor 2 family protein — translation MTQLPTIVSDFLAAHIARDADTASKLLTEDVVAVDQGETFRGRDQVHAFLRDAGSEFEYTTEQIGAHRIDDTHSVATVRLEGTFPGGVAELDYRFTLRDDLIAEIVIANHV, via the coding sequence ATGACACAGCTACCGACCATCGTCAGCGACTTCCTCGCCGCACACATCGCCCGCGACGCCGACACCGCCTCGAAGCTCCTCACCGAGGACGTGGTGGCCGTCGACCAGGGCGAGACCTTCCGCGGCCGCGACCAGGTCCACGCGTTCCTGCGCGACGCCGGCTCCGAGTTCGAATACACCACCGAGCAGATCGGCGCGCACCGCATCGACGACACCCACTCCGTGGCGACCGTCCGGCTGGAGGGCACGTTCCCCGGCGGCGTCGCCGAGCTCGACTACCGATTCACGCTGCGCGACGACCTGATCGCCGAGATCGTCATCGCCAACCATGTCTGA
- a CDS encoding phage tail sheath family protein, producing MPSYFSPGIYVEEVAGGARPIGAVGTSTAGFVGVAPDPEARVDEAVAIGSWTEFLRIFASIDDAPSTVLARAVFGFLDNGGSRCYVVNTGESAELAGTGNRRTGLQLLEAVDEIAIVAAPGQSDPASYEALLTHCEQLRDRVAILDPPESASDVSALTQVALIGEEEALRPRQSDYGALYFPWLQVRDPLTGEVVATPPSGHLAGIWARNDATRGVHKAPANEPVRGAIGLTQLVTRAEQDVLNPAGVNCIRAFGAEGIRVWGARTLAAEASEWRYVNVRRLFNMLEESIAEGTRWMVFEPNDSSLWRSIRRDIVAFLTRVWRDGALLGRTPAEAFFVQCDEETNPPDVRDQGQVVAVIGVAVVKPAEFVVFRLSQWAGGAATETLGS from the coding sequence ATGCCTAGCTACTTCTCGCCCGGGATCTACGTCGAGGAGGTTGCCGGTGGCGCCCGTCCTATCGGCGCCGTCGGCACCAGCACCGCGGGCTTCGTCGGCGTCGCACCGGATCCCGAGGCCCGGGTCGACGAGGCGGTCGCGATCGGGAGCTGGACCGAGTTCCTCCGGATCTTCGCCTCGATCGACGATGCCCCGAGCACCGTGCTCGCCCGGGCCGTGTTCGGCTTCCTCGACAACGGCGGCTCGCGCTGTTACGTCGTCAACACCGGCGAGTCCGCCGAGCTGGCCGGCACCGGGAATCGTCGCACCGGTCTGCAGCTCCTCGAAGCGGTGGACGAGATCGCGATCGTCGCCGCGCCGGGCCAGTCCGACCCGGCGTCCTACGAGGCGCTGCTGACGCACTGCGAGCAGCTCCGCGACCGGGTGGCGATCCTCGATCCGCCCGAGTCGGCGTCGGACGTCAGCGCGCTCACCCAGGTGGCCCTGATCGGCGAGGAGGAGGCACTGCGTCCGCGGCAGTCCGACTACGGCGCGCTGTACTTCCCGTGGCTCCAGGTTCGCGATCCGCTCACCGGGGAGGTCGTCGCCACGCCCCCCAGCGGGCACCTGGCCGGGATCTGGGCCCGCAACGACGCGACCCGGGGCGTCCACAAGGCACCGGCGAACGAACCGGTGCGCGGTGCCATCGGACTCACCCAGCTGGTGACGCGGGCCGAACAGGACGTCCTCAACCCGGCCGGGGTCAACTGCATCCGCGCCTTCGGTGCGGAAGGCATCCGCGTGTGGGGTGCCCGGACGCTGGCGGCCGAGGCGAGCGAGTGGCGCTACGTCAACGTGCGCCGGCTGTTCAACATGCTGGAGGAGTCGATCGCCGAGGGCACCCGGTGGATGGTGTTCGAGCCGAACGACTCGTCGCTGTGGCGGTCGATCCGCCGCGACATCGTGGCGTTCCTCACCCGCGTCTGGCGGGACGGGGCACTGCTGGGACGCACCCCCGCGGAGGCGTTCTTCGTCCAGTGCGACGAGGAGACCAACCCGCCGGACGTCCGCGATCAAGGGCAGGTGGTCGCGGTGATCGGCGTGGCCGTGGTGAAGCCGGCCGAGTTCGTCGTCTTCCGGCTCAGCCAGTGGGCCGGTGGCGCAGCCACCGAGACGTTGGGGAGCTGA
- a CDS encoding GPW/gp25 family protein, with protein MTSGLRFLGAGFDGGGPGGLALTSAGRLATVDGAAAVRQALLMLLSTRPGERLLRPTYGCRLPRLVFAPNDDTTAGLAIHYVREAVAEWEPRVEVLDVDAGPDPDAPSRLLVRLDYLIRESRTRDGLTLGVELRADA; from the coding sequence ATGACGTCCGGATTGCGGTTCCTCGGCGCGGGGTTCGACGGCGGCGGACCGGGCGGGCTCGCGCTGACCTCGGCCGGCCGGCTGGCCACGGTGGACGGCGCCGCCGCCGTCCGGCAGGCGCTCCTGATGCTGCTCTCCACCCGCCCCGGCGAACGGCTGCTGCGCCCGACGTACGGCTGCCGGCTGCCCCGGCTGGTCTTCGCGCCGAACGACGACACCACGGCCGGGCTGGCGATCCATTACGTCCGGGAAGCCGTCGCCGAGTGGGAGCCCCGGGTCGAGGTGCTCGACGTGGACGCCGGCCCGGACCCGGACGCGCCGTCCCGTCTGCTCGTCCGGCTCGACTACCTGATCCGGGAGAGCCGGACCAGAGACGGGCTGACGCTCGGCGTCGAACTGAGGGCGGACGCATGA
- a CDS encoding MerR family transcriptional regulator, whose product MLTIGEFSRLTHLSVRTLRRYHDAALLEPAVVDQGTGYRYYSVDQIPIAQVIHRLRELDVPLGDVQRILRTPDPGVRSALVAEHLQRLEDVLDRTRAAVVSLRRLLEPEPAPIRVELRAEPARTVAAVEAVVESGDVEAWFAGAMAELEAAVGDAVTGPPGGNYENVLFEQERGRALVYLPTNAPRRVGRVHPVTLPAAELAVATHVGEHDGVEVTYGELGTWVVQNAMSVAGPVREVYLVGPRDTRDPAAWRTEIGWPVFRVT is encoded by the coding sequence GTGCTGACCATCGGGGAGTTCTCGCGCCTGACCCACCTGAGCGTGCGGACCCTGCGTCGCTATCACGACGCCGCGCTCCTCGAACCCGCCGTCGTCGACCAGGGCACCGGTTACCGCTACTACAGCGTCGACCAGATCCCGATCGCCCAGGTCATCCACCGGCTCCGCGAGCTCGACGTCCCGCTGGGCGACGTGCAGCGGATCCTGCGCACGCCCGACCCCGGGGTCCGGTCGGCCCTGGTGGCCGAGCATCTGCAACGCCTGGAAGACGTCCTCGACCGCACCCGGGCCGCGGTCGTGTCACTGCGTCGTCTGCTCGAGCCGGAGCCGGCGCCGATCCGGGTGGAGCTGCGGGCCGAGCCGGCCCGGACGGTCGCGGCGGTGGAGGCCGTGGTCGAGAGCGGTGACGTCGAGGCCTGGTTCGCCGGCGCGATGGCCGAGCTGGAGGCCGCCGTCGGCGACGCCGTGACCGGACCGCCGGGCGGCAACTACGAGAACGTGCTGTTCGAACAGGAGCGGGGTCGCGCGCTGGTGTACCTGCCGACGAACGCTCCGCGGCGCGTCGGACGCGTGCATCCGGTGACGCTGCCGGCAGCCGAGCTGGCCGTCGCGACCCACGTCGGCGAGCACGACGGGGTCGAGGTCACGTACGGCGAGCTGGGGACCTGGGTCGTGCAGAACGCGATGTCGGTGGCCGGGCCCGTGCGCGAGGTCTACCTCGTCGGCCCGCGCGACACGCGGGATCCCGCCGCCTGGCGCACCGAGATCGGCTGGCCGGTCTTCCGCGTCACCTGA
- a CDS encoding phage tail protein, protein MRRRAIERLLPAAYQRAAVDGSVLAALLDVMEALHEPDEALIDDVDRLFTPYLTTDDLVPFLARWVALDHLVASSGALVPLGRLRNLLAESAALARVRGTPAGLQRFLVLATGVDGIVVEEPSTRAFHFRVRVPGAAVGQLALVNRLVRAEKPAATTCEVVVDP, encoded by the coding sequence ATGCGACGCCGGGCGATTGAGCGGCTGCTCCCCGCGGCGTACCAGCGCGCCGCGGTGGACGGCAGCGTGCTGGCGGCGCTGCTCGACGTCATGGAGGCACTGCACGAGCCGGACGAAGCACTGATCGACGACGTCGACCGGCTCTTCACGCCGTACCTCACCACCGACGACCTGGTGCCGTTCCTGGCCCGGTGGGTCGCGCTGGATCACCTGGTCGCGAGTTCGGGAGCGCTCGTGCCGCTCGGCCGGCTGCGCAACCTGCTCGCGGAGAGCGCCGCGCTGGCTCGGGTCCGCGGTACCCCGGCCGGCCTGCAGCGTTTCCTCGTCCTGGCGACCGGGGTCGACGGGATCGTCGTGGAGGAGCCGTCGACCCGGGCGTTCCACTTCCGCGTCCGGGTGCCCGGCGCGGCGGTCGGGCAGCTCGCGCTCGTCAACCGGCTGGTGCGCGCGGAGAAGCCGGCCGCGACGACGTGCGAGGTCGTGGTCGACCCGTGA
- a CDS encoding putative baseplate assembly protein has translation MTLPIPDLDDRDFADLVLAARERIRQTQAEWTDLSVHDPGLALIETFAYLTEVLIYRLNRLPEKAYLAFLNLLGVSPRPPSAAWADVVFTRTGGDASAVLRIPAGTRVAATRGTDPVPVVFVTTASAEIPAGARQQTVRMVHGELVHGELLGAGTGRPGQVLRTAAAPLVTTAEPIDLLLGVEATPGSVDLGAAAREFDGVTYEIWQPVTSFADQPPGAKVYVVDRTTGTFTFAPAVDRAGDPATPVAVVPAEGRQIRTWYRTGGGPAGNVSAGSLTGLRDPLPGVSVRNPAPAQGGRAAETLESAILRGPYEFFSIDRAVTARDYEILATARSSAIARARAFTGAEVYTYARPGEVEVVLVPYVPEESRPGGRLPADLLRAHELEETRRRTEAELDRRRPLGTACHAGWARYKPVSVQATVVVRPEEDADAVSRRVHDRVYQTLSPLPTPLSPDGWPFGEPLRASNVYRLLEQAEPGVRYVDDVRFVLEEAPDHDVRAVAIDAYQPGTWYAGSGEVLFRSGNAGLGWEPVGRFPGETVTRIVPAPGPLRPSIGVRAGSVALVTRRTDGSGSRLYVTTDLGETWTPRVDLEPGINDVAWLDRDGAGVLLLATDSGLFEVSLLPGAVPQQTLVDLSDADRGFHSVRAFVSERGLPGVAVASQGQFGVHLSIAGGRRGTFGHIGLSNTDVRTLAVQYDGAATWLFAGVAEPDPAQPGTGCYRTRLFETDVRWQTLSSGWTGGTCRSLAVVGTTILAGTQSGGALRLDASTPTPAWQGVAVTSGLPLRDRARFEAVETVAASSGQLLAGGASGVYRSDTGTQWTASANQADLELVTVPDTWLLCSGEHRITVVRGDATPGD, from the coding sequence ATGACGCTGCCGATCCCCGACCTCGACGACCGCGACTTCGCGGACCTGGTCCTGGCCGCCCGCGAACGGATCCGGCAGACGCAGGCCGAGTGGACGGACCTGTCGGTGCACGACCCCGGCCTGGCGCTGATCGAGACGTTCGCCTACCTGACCGAGGTGCTGATCTACCGCCTGAACCGACTGCCGGAGAAGGCCTACCTGGCGTTCCTGAACCTGCTCGGGGTCAGCCCCCGCCCGCCCTCGGCGGCCTGGGCCGACGTGGTCTTCACCCGGACCGGGGGCGACGCGTCGGCGGTGCTGAGGATTCCGGCGGGCACCCGGGTCGCCGCCACCCGGGGTACCGACCCGGTGCCGGTGGTGTTCGTGACCACCGCCTCGGCCGAGATCCCGGCCGGTGCGAGGCAGCAGACCGTCCGGATGGTCCACGGCGAGCTGGTCCACGGCGAGCTGCTCGGCGCCGGTACCGGACGACCCGGCCAGGTGCTGCGGACGGCCGCCGCCCCGCTGGTGACCACGGCCGAGCCGATCGACCTGCTGCTGGGCGTCGAGGCCACGCCGGGAAGCGTGGACCTCGGAGCCGCGGCCCGCGAGTTCGACGGCGTCACGTACGAGATCTGGCAACCGGTGACGTCGTTCGCCGACCAGCCGCCCGGGGCGAAGGTGTACGTCGTCGACCGCACGACCGGCACCTTCACGTTCGCTCCGGCCGTCGACCGGGCCGGAGACCCGGCCACGCCGGTGGCCGTCGTGCCGGCCGAGGGACGTCAGATCCGGACCTGGTACCGGACCGGCGGCGGTCCGGCCGGCAACGTGTCCGCCGGTTCGCTCACCGGCCTCCGGGATCCGCTCCCAGGCGTCTCCGTCCGCAACCCAGCACCCGCGCAAGGCGGCCGGGCCGCGGAAACGCTGGAGTCCGCGATACTGCGCGGGCCGTACGAATTCTTCTCGATCGACCGCGCGGTCACCGCCCGCGACTACGAGATCCTGGCGACCGCCCGGTCGTCGGCGATCGCCAGGGCCCGGGCGTTCACCGGAGCCGAGGTCTACACCTACGCCCGGCCGGGCGAGGTCGAGGTGGTCCTGGTCCCGTACGTGCCCGAGGAGTCGCGGCCGGGCGGGCGTCTGCCCGCTGACCTGCTGCGCGCCCACGAGCTGGAGGAGACCCGCCGGCGCACCGAGGCCGAGCTCGACCGGCGGCGCCCGCTGGGCACCGCGTGCCACGCCGGGTGGGCCCGGTACAAGCCGGTCTCGGTGCAGGCCACCGTCGTCGTCCGCCCGGAGGAGGACGCCGACGCGGTGAGCCGGCGCGTGCACGACCGGGTCTACCAGACGCTGAGCCCGCTGCCGACGCCGTTGTCGCCGGACGGCTGGCCGTTCGGCGAGCCGCTGCGGGCCTCGAACGTCTACCGGCTGCTCGAGCAGGCCGAGCCGGGCGTCCGCTACGTCGACGACGTCCGGTTCGTGCTGGAGGAGGCCCCGGACCACGACGTCCGGGCCGTCGCGATCGACGCCTACCAGCCGGGTACCTGGTACGCGGGGAGCGGCGAGGTGCTGTTCCGCTCCGGCAACGCCGGCCTGGGTTGGGAGCCGGTCGGCCGGTTCCCGGGGGAGACGGTCACGCGGATCGTGCCCGCTCCCGGTCCGTTGCGTCCGTCGATCGGCGTCCGGGCCGGGTCGGTCGCGCTGGTCACCCGGCGGACGGACGGTTCCGGGTCCCGGTTGTACGTCACCACCGACCTCGGCGAGACCTGGACGCCCCGCGTCGACCTGGAGCCGGGGATCAACGACGTCGCCTGGCTCGACCGGGACGGCGCGGGCGTGCTGCTGCTCGCCACCGACAGCGGCCTGTTCGAGGTGTCGCTGCTCCCCGGCGCGGTTCCCCAGCAGACGCTGGTCGACCTCTCCGACGCCGACCGCGGCTTCCACTCCGTCCGCGCGTTCGTCTCCGAGCGCGGTCTCCCGGGCGTCGCGGTGGCCTCCCAGGGGCAGTTCGGCGTCCACCTCTCGATCGCCGGGGGCCGCCGCGGGACGTTCGGGCACATCGGACTGTCCAACACGGACGTCCGGACGCTCGCCGTCCAGTACGACGGGGCGGCCACCTGGCTGTTCGCCGGCGTCGCCGAACCGGACCCGGCGCAGCCGGGGACCGGTTGCTACCGGACCCGTCTCTTCGAGACCGACGTCCGCTGGCAGACGTTGTCGTCCGGCTGGACCGGCGGAACCTGCCGCTCGCTCGCCGTCGTCGGCACCACGATCCTGGCCGGGACGCAGAGCGGTGGCGCGTTGCGGCTGGACGCGTCCACGCCGACGCCCGCCTGGCAGGGCGTGGCGGTCACCAGCGGGCTGCCGCTCCGGGACCGGGCCCGGTTCGAGGCGGTGGAGACCGTCGCCGCGAGCTCCGGGCAACTGCTGGCCGGCGGCGCGTCCGGCGTCTACCGGAGCGACACCGGCACCCAGTGGACGGCCAGCGCGAACCAGGCCGACCTGGAGCTGGTCACGGTCCCCGACACCTGGTTGCTCTGCTCCGGCGAGCACCGGATCACGGTGGTGCGCGGCGATGCGACGCCGGGCGATTGA
- a CDS encoding FAD-dependent oxidoreductase gives MTTDIPTVETEVLVIGSGPAGAAAALFLATYGTRVLVLTKYGRLSETPRAHITNQRTMEALRDMGLEERLMREATPWEFMGNTTFCTSLAGAELGRVASWGTDIRRNADYRLASPCTMLDAPQTITEPVLMQAAQDRGARVRFDTEYLSHVQDADGVTTRVRDRLTGAEYAVRSLYLVGADGARSKVAADVDLPFEGPGAVAGALNIIIEADLTRFVAHRPSVLYWMLQPGADKEGVGLGVLRMIKPWTEWMLMWGYEVAAGPPDLTDDFIRRLAVQLVGTDDFEMRIKSSSPWTVNHQFATRLADGRVFCVGDAVHRHPPTNGLGSNTSIQDSYNLAWKLHHVVRGLARPSLLESYDAERAPIARQVVERANQSIADTGRIIAALDVDDTSNVERLEQQLALREAPGPEGEKIRTALREAIAYKSFEFNAHGVEHNQRYASAAVVPDGTPMPDYARDPELYAHPTTYPGAKLPHTWVTRAGHRISTLDLAGGGEFSLWTGIGGQAWVDAAAALSASLGVAIRPVVVGPGQAIEDPYGTWADLREINDGGVLLVRPDLYIAARHVHAPEDARAAATFLTDALERVLGTR, from the coding sequence ATGACGACGGACATTCCCACGGTCGAGACCGAGGTGCTGGTGATCGGGTCCGGTCCGGCCGGAGCTGCGGCCGCCCTGTTCCTGGCCACCTACGGCACCCGCGTTCTGGTGCTGACCAAGTACGGGCGGCTCTCCGAGACCCCGCGGGCGCACATCACCAACCAGCGCACGATGGAGGCCCTGCGGGACATGGGCCTGGAAGAGCGCCTGATGCGTGAGGCCACGCCGTGGGAGTTCATGGGCAACACCACGTTCTGCACCAGCCTCGCCGGGGCCGAGCTCGGCCGGGTGGCCTCGTGGGGCACCGACATCCGTCGCAACGCCGACTACCGGCTGGCCAGCCCCTGCACGATGCTCGACGCCCCGCAGACGATCACCGAGCCGGTGCTCATGCAGGCGGCGCAGGACCGGGGCGCGCGGGTGCGGTTCGACACCGAGTACCTCTCCCACGTCCAGGACGCCGACGGCGTCACGACGCGGGTCCGCGACCGGCTGACCGGGGCGGAGTACGCGGTCCGGTCGCTCTACCTGGTCGGGGCCGACGGGGCCCGCAGCAAGGTCGCCGCCGACGTCGACCTGCCCTTCGAAGGCCCCGGGGCGGTGGCCGGGGCGCTCAACATCATCATCGAGGCCGACCTGACCCGCTTCGTGGCCCACCGGCCCTCGGTCCTGTATTGGATGCTGCAACCCGGGGCCGACAAGGAAGGCGTCGGGCTCGGCGTCCTGCGGATGATCAAGCCCTGGACCGAGTGGATGCTCATGTGGGGCTACGAGGTCGCCGCCGGGCCGCCGGACCTGACCGACGACTTCATCCGCCGGCTCGCCGTCCAGCTCGTCGGCACCGACGACTTCGAGATGCGGATCAAGTCGAGCTCGCCCTGGACGGTCAACCACCAGTTCGCCACCCGGCTGGCCGACGGGCGCGTGTTCTGCGTCGGGGACGCCGTGCACCGGCACCCCCCGACGAACGGGCTGGGCTCCAACACGTCGATTCAGGACTCGTACAACCTGGCCTGGAAGCTGCACCACGTCGTCCGCGGGCTCGCCCGACCGTCGCTTCTGGAGTCCTACGACGCCGAGCGGGCGCCGATCGCCAGGCAGGTCGTCGAGCGGGCCAACCAGAGCATCGCCGACACCGGCCGGATCATCGCGGCGCTCGACGTGGACGACACCAGCAACGTCGAACGGCTGGAGCAGCAGCTCGCGCTGCGGGAGGCGCCCGGGCCGGAAGGCGAGAAGATCCGGACGGCTCTGCGGGAGGCCATCGCCTACAAGTCGTTCGAGTTCAACGCGCACGGCGTCGAGCACAACCAGCGCTACGCGTCGGCAGCCGTCGTTCCGGACGGCACTCCGATGCCGGACTACGCACGCGACCCCGAGCTGTACGCGCATCCGACCACGTACCCCGGCGCCAAGCTCCCGCACACCTGGGTGACCCGCGCCGGGCACCGGATCTCGACGCTCGACCTGGCCGGCGGCGGCGAGTTCAGCCTGTGGACCGGTATCGGCGGCCAGGCCTGGGTGGACGCGGCCGCGGCGCTGTCGGCGAGCCTCGGCGTAGCGATCCGGCCGGTCGTCGTCGGTCCGGGCCAGGCGATCGAGGACCCGTACGGCACCTGGGCGGACCTGCGCGAGATCAACGACGGCGGGGTGCTCCTCGTCCGCCCCGACCTGTACATCGCGGCGCGGCACGTCCACGCCCCGGAGGACGCACGGGCCGCCGCCACGTTCCTCACCGACGCACTCGAGCGCGTACTGGGAACGCGCTAG
- a CDS encoding carboxypeptidase-like regulatory domain-containing protein, translating into MTPADEGPIRSAVEELAGWLGAISGKPVQVRTPPPAPEEDDVTLWAIELRSRRRTAGTGERHPYRFVIRCLVTAELSVLDRILTAAVVDGRPISPEPLDLGVWAALGTVPRPGLLLEVPAVVAYPRPAVPLVHDPLTLRTADARAVDGTVLGAGDRPLAALRIEAVGSGRSTHTDARGRFRLAGLPADGSLRIRIGGRGRQFVAVVSPVLGEPLVIRCPIGNVPSTSAGGAHA; encoded by the coding sequence GTGACGCCTGCGGACGAAGGACCGATCCGATCGGCGGTGGAGGAGCTCGCGGGCTGGCTCGGCGCCATCTCCGGCAAGCCCGTGCAGGTCCGGACGCCGCCGCCCGCCCCCGAGGAGGACGACGTCACGCTGTGGGCGATCGAGCTCCGGTCCCGGCGCCGGACGGCCGGCACCGGTGAGCGGCATCCGTACCGGTTCGTGATCCGCTGTCTGGTGACCGCCGAGCTCTCGGTGCTGGACCGGATCCTGACCGCGGCCGTCGTCGACGGACGGCCGATCAGCCCGGAGCCGCTCGACCTCGGCGTGTGGGCCGCGCTGGGCACGGTGCCCCGTCCCGGACTGCTCCTCGAGGTCCCCGCCGTCGTCGCCTACCCGCGCCCCGCGGTCCCGCTGGTCCACGACCCGCTGACGTTGCGGACCGCCGACGCCCGGGCGGTGGACGGCACCGTTCTCGGCGCCGGCGATCGTCCGCTCGCCGCCCTGCGGATCGAGGCCGTCGGCTCCGGGCGCAGCACGCACACCGACGCCCGCGGCCGGTTCCGGCTGGCCGGCCTGCCCGCCGACGGCTCGCTACGCATCCGGATCGGCGGTCGCGGCCGGCAGTTCGTCGCGGTCGTGTCGCCCGTCCTCGGCGAGCCGCTGGTCATCCGGTGCCCGATCGGGAACGTCCCGTCCACTTCCGCAGGAGGAGCGCATGCCTAG